From Methanosarcina lacustris Z-7289, one genomic window encodes:
- a CDS encoding hydantoinase/oxoprolinase family protein, producing MKLGLGIDTGGTYTDAVLMDLADGSILDSNKALTTHSNLVEGIEKVVAGLKQEYLKDIKLVSVSTTLSTNSTLEGKGHPAGLILAGYTVNGDIPAHETISIDGGHDSKGNEVSCLDLKSVEQFVNNTRGRLFSYAVSSYFSVRNPEHELSVKKTIEQLTDKPVVCGHELSLSLGAYERAVTAVLNARLIPITTQFIRAVLSVMEARNIKAPMMVMKCDGSLARIEEALEKPVESIFSGPAASLVGAAHISGLKTCVAVDVGGTSTDIALIEDGVPEISENGAIVGNWKTMVRAVRIRTSAMGGDSHVWVQKKLHIGPNRVIPLCLAASDYPILEDKLRKAERISDRIMDDIFQLTSFFVRSGNAGEDDDIHALNYSIEFELENYERKIFDVIGYEPVSVSDISEAVGKHPLQFVKALRSLVQKRCIFHIGFTPTDALHVLGEYDTWNSTVSWLGAKLLGSYLGLDPESFSREIKRNFAKNIALDLLAFFAKDFKREDLEKLLTNSRFTKFKINIPVVMIGAPVKAYVPELREFIDADIRIPKFHEVGNAAGALAGNIVKRSEILIRPIGFGTEQYHVFSEVERKVADNYLEAVDYGTKLMEKLIFDHMDGYGLQKDQVRFDLERKDFTPGFGAQKETRLMGLGIGNPLKLEQ from the coding sequence ATGAAACTAGGTTTAGGAATCGATACTGGTGGGACATACACTGACGCCGTTTTAATGGATCTTGCAGACGGCAGCATTCTTGATTCTAATAAAGCACTAACTACGCATTCTAATCTGGTTGAAGGGATAGAAAAAGTAGTTGCAGGCTTAAAACAGGAGTATCTGAAGGATATCAAACTGGTCTCAGTATCCACAACTCTTTCTACAAATTCCACACTGGAAGGCAAAGGTCATCCTGCAGGCTTGATCCTGGCAGGCTACACAGTCAATGGAGATATTCCGGCGCATGAGACGATTTCCATAGATGGCGGCCACGATTCAAAAGGAAATGAGGTTAGCTGCCTTGACCTTAAATCTGTGGAACAATTCGTTAACAACACCAGAGGCAGGCTCTTTTCATATGCCGTATCTTCTTACTTTTCCGTACGGAACCCGGAGCATGAACTTTCAGTAAAAAAAACAATAGAACAGCTGACAGATAAACCCGTAGTCTGCGGGCACGAACTTTCCCTGAGCCTGGGGGCTTACGAAAGGGCAGTAACTGCAGTTCTGAACGCTCGTCTGATCCCTATAACCACTCAGTTCATCCGGGCAGTTCTATCGGTAATGGAAGCAAGAAATATCAAAGCTCCCATGATGGTAATGAAATGTGACGGCTCCCTTGCACGCATTGAAGAAGCGCTTGAAAAGCCTGTGGAATCTATTTTTTCAGGCCCTGCCGCAAGCCTTGTAGGGGCTGCCCATATAAGCGGCTTGAAAACCTGCGTGGCAGTGGACGTGGGAGGCACGAGCACCGATATTGCTCTGATAGAGGACGGAGTTCCCGAGATCAGTGAAAACGGAGCTATAGTGGGAAACTGGAAAACTATGGTCAGGGCGGTAAGGATCAGAACTTCGGCTATGGGAGGAGACAGCCACGTCTGGGTACAGAAAAAACTCCATATTGGCCCGAACCGGGTTATTCCTCTCTGCCTTGCAGCTTCAGACTATCCTATCCTTGAAGACAAGTTGAGGAAAGCTGAAAGAATTTCGGACAGGATAATGGATGATATCTTCCAGCTAACAAGTTTCTTTGTCAGGAGCGGGAATGCGGGGGAAGATGATGACATACATGCCCTTAATTACTCTATCGAATTTGAACTGGAAAATTATGAACGTAAGATCTTTGACGTTATAGGATATGAGCCGGTTTCGGTATCCGATATTTCTGAAGCAGTTGGAAAACATCCCCTGCAGTTTGTAAAGGCTCTGCGTTCCCTGGTCCAGAAGCGCTGCATCTTCCATATAGGTTTCACACCTACGGATGCCCTCCACGTGCTTGGAGAATATGATACGTGGAACAGCACCGTCTCCTGGCTGGGAGCAAAACTTCTTGGCAGCTACCTCGGGCTGGACCCTGAAAGTTTTTCCCGGGAAATAAAACGAAATTTTGCAAAAAATATTGCTCTTGACCTGCTGGCATTCTTTGCAAAAGACTTCAAGCGGGAAGACCTTGAAAAACTGCTGACAAACTCTCGTTTCACAAAGTTCAAAATCAATATTCCGGTCGTAATGATCGGGGCTCCTGTCAAAGCCTACGTGCCCGAACTCAGGGAATTTATCGATGCAGATATCCGTATTCCGAAATTCCATGAGGTAGGCAATGCCGCAGGAGCCCTGGCTGGCAACATCGTCAAGAGAAGCGAAATTCTAATCCGACCTATTGGTTTTGGAACTGAGCAGTATCATGTGTTCTCTGAAGTCGAAAGAAAGGTTGCAGATAATTATCTAGAGGCTGTGGATTATGGGACGAAGCTTATGGAAAAACTGATTTTCGACCACATGGATGGGTATGGGCTTCAGAAAGATCAGGTCCGTTTTGACCTTGAAAGAAAGGATTTCACTCCAGGTTTCGGAGCCCAGAAAGAGACACGCCTGATGGGACTTGGTATCGGAAATCCTTTGAAGTTGGAGCAGTAA
- the mnhG gene encoding monovalent cation/H(+) antiporter subunit G, protein MAIIATILDIISVFFLLIGLIFLCLGMLGLLRLPDVYNRLHATTKVATLGALGVLASIIIQEGYTPMGVKALTVAIFILLTAPISGHMIGKAAYHSGVKLCEGSCLDEYGPEHGPKSIPKSVPKNRPKSVPKKQK, encoded by the coding sequence ATGGCGATAATCGCGACTATACTGGACATAATCAGTGTGTTCTTCCTTTTGATAGGGCTCATATTCCTCTGTCTCGGAATGCTCGGCCTGCTGCGTTTACCTGATGTATACAACAGGTTGCACGCAACAACAAAGGTTGCAACCCTGGGTGCTCTTGGAGTCCTGGCGAGTATCATCATCCAGGAGGGCTATACGCCAATGGGAGTAAAGGCGCTGACTGTAGCGATCTTTATCCTGCTTACAGCCCCCATTTCAGGCCATATGATCGGCAAGGCAGCCTACCACTCCGGAGTAAAACTCTGCGAAGGCAGTTGTCTGGATGAATATGGCCCGGAACACGGACCAAAAAGTATACCAAAAAGCGTACCGAAAAACAGACCAAAAAGCGTACCAAAGAAACAAAAATAA
- a CDS encoding monovalent cation/H+ antiporter complex subunit F yields the protein MVVALVPSTYRVLYGPTLPDRIAASDAVGNVLAMIFALYAFQGQSIFLMDVAMLLSIISFVGTVIVAKYIDTGEVL from the coding sequence ATGGTAGTCGCTCTAGTGCCGAGTACGTACAGAGTTCTGTACGGTCCGACCCTTCCTGACAGAATCGCAGCATCAGATGCCGTGGGTAACGTCCTTGCAATGATATTTGCCCTCTATGCTTTTCAGGGGCAATCGATTTTCCTCATGGACGTAGCCATGCTACTTTCAATCATCTCCTTTGTGGGGACGGTAATAGTAGCAAAGTATATCGATACAGGGGAGGTGCTGTAA
- a CDS encoding Na+/H+ antiporter subunit E: protein MKRRTLTYMALPVVWCLVSGQLTLGSLLLGLLFGVIVVAPFSELYRLDEVVYPTGDWISKIPKKIIYLYVLIKEIIKANIAVAKIVIKPTIDIKPGIIAVPIRTKTNIGITGIANTITLTPGTLTVDISDDKTILYVHSIDATDPQGIRDSIRDDLEHYVLEAFE from the coding sequence ATGAAGCGTCGTACACTTACCTATATGGCACTTCCAGTTGTTTGGTGCCTTGTCAGTGGACAATTAACCCTTGGCAGTTTGCTTCTGGGTCTCCTTTTTGGAGTCATAGTTGTAGCGCCCTTCAGCGAACTTTACAGGCTTGATGAGGTGGTGTATCCCACAGGAGATTGGATTTCAAAGATTCCGAAGAAAATCATATATCTTTACGTCCTGATCAAGGAGATCATAAAGGCCAACATAGCAGTCGCAAAGATCGTCATCAAACCCACAATAGACATCAAACCAGGAATTATCGCGGTTCCTATCCGGACCAAAACCAATATTGGAATTACGGGTATTGCTAACACCATTACCCTTACCCCCGGAACCCTTACCGTGGACATTTCGGACGACAAAACGATCCTCTATGTGCATTCTATCGATGCAACAGATCCCCAGGGCATTCGTGATTCCATCAGGGATGACCTTGAACACTATGTACTGGAGGCATTCGAATGA